Proteins from a single region of Nocardiopsis dassonvillei subsp. dassonvillei DSM 43111:
- a CDS encoding SGNH/GDSL hydrolase family protein, whose protein sequence is MAIGDSITEGMEDDSGPDGEYRGFADRLAEHLATVTPDFRYANLGVRGRRMRHIFGEQLDQTLAWKPDLVTVLAGGNDVLRPGGDLDRLAEHFEWGIRQLRDAGIRVVILSGHDTGWIPVLRYYRGRIAVFSMHMRAVAERTGTEIVDLWALNALTDSRAWSEDRLHLNGAGHQIVAARVADLLGFPMGPPESWTDPWTTPPRQLPRILRRRENRRWARQYLVPWLRRRAMGRSSGDGRLPKRPELDYLHDEDTRSRIARSIEEGKAWEGTYNGFDPAESAPTSSPSGTKGPDPVD, encoded by the coding sequence GTGGCGATCGGCGACAGCATCACCGAGGGGATGGAAGACGACAGCGGCCCAGACGGAGAGTACCGGGGCTTCGCCGACCGACTGGCGGAGCACCTGGCCACGGTGACCCCCGACTTCCGCTACGCCAACCTGGGCGTGCGCGGACGCCGGATGCGCCACATCTTCGGCGAGCAGCTCGACCAGACGCTGGCCTGGAAGCCCGACCTGGTCACCGTCCTGGCCGGGGGCAACGACGTCCTGCGTCCGGGAGGGGACCTCGACCGGCTGGCCGAGCACTTCGAGTGGGGCATCCGCCAGCTGCGCGACGCCGGAATCCGCGTGGTGATTCTGTCCGGCCACGACACCGGGTGGATCCCGGTCCTGCGCTACTACCGCGGCCGCATCGCCGTGTTCAGCATGCACATGCGCGCCGTCGCCGAGCGCACCGGCACCGAGATCGTCGACCTGTGGGCGCTCAACGCCCTGACCGACTCCCGCGCCTGGAGCGAGGACCGCCTGCACCTCAACGGCGCGGGCCACCAGATCGTCGCCGCGCGCGTGGCCGACCTGCTCGGCTTCCCCATGGGCCCGCCCGAGTCCTGGACCGACCCGTGGACCACCCCGCCCCGGCAGCTGCCCCGCATCCTGCGCCGCCGCGAGAACCGCCGCTGGGCCCGCCAGTACCTGGTGCCGTGGCTGCGCCGCCGTGCCATGGGCCGCTCCTCCGGGGACGGCCGCCTGCCCAAGCGCCCCGAGCTGGACTACCTGCACGACGAGGACACCCGGTCCCGGATCGCCAGGAGCATCGAGGAGGGCAAGGCCTGGGAGGGCACCTACAACGGCTTCGACCCCGCCGAGAGCGCGCCCACCAGCAGCCCCTCGGGCACCAAGGGCCCCGACCCCGTGGACTGA